In a genomic window of Thermosynechococcus sp. CL-1:
- a CDS encoding MBL fold metallo-hydrolase, translating into MISIPVAQQQKPPRLVLPMVYGFPPNRETLGGTAYLIVENDGNTLIDSPPWTESSQNWLREQGGVQRLILTHRGAIARVRELQRTFNCEVIIHAQEAYLLPQVAVTTFGNHLQVSETLEILWTPGHSPGSACVYWSGQGGVLFSGRHLLPTPTGELAPMKTATTFHWPRQLRSVETLKAFCRQKSLSYLCPGANIGFLRGTLAIANAQAILQEIPVDNLLANKV; encoded by the coding sequence ATGATTTCGATACCTGTGGCTCAACAACAGAAACCGCCCCGCCTTGTATTGCCCATGGTTTACGGGTTTCCACCAAACCGCGAGACGCTGGGAGGCACTGCTTATCTCATTGTAGAAAATGATGGCAATACCCTTATTGATTCCCCCCCTTGGACAGAGAGCAGCCAAAATTGGCTCAGGGAGCAGGGTGGCGTTCAGCGCCTCATCCTTACCCATCGAGGGGCGATCGCCCGCGTTCGTGAGCTGCAGCGCACCTTTAACTGTGAAGTGATCATCCATGCCCAAGAGGCCTACCTGCTGCCCCAAGTGGCCGTGACCACCTTTGGGAACCATCTGCAAGTCAGTGAAACCCTCGAAATCCTCTGGACACCCGGTCACTCCCCCGGCAGCGCCTGTGTCTATTGGTCTGGCCAAGGGGGTGTTCTCTTTAGCGGTCGTCACCTACTCCCTACGCCGACGGGAGAACTGGCACCGATGAAAACGGCGACCACCTTCCACTGGCCTCGACAACTGCGCAGTGTTGAGACATTAAAAGCCTTTTGTCGGCAGAAGTCCCTGAGTTATCTCTGTCCGGGGGCAAATATTGGTTTTCTGCGGGGGACACTGGCGATCGCCAATGCCCAAGCCATTCTGCAAGAAATCCCTGTTGATAACCTTTTGGCTAACAAGGTTTAA
- a CDS encoding site-2 protease family protein: MTWISLIVLGLILVFIVRQSAARVSQTPWWLLWLVLMLPAFFIGGWMLLLGNTPVPSGWLILVFVTSSVLYLVLLRRGQPSLPAAPPTPPPPTPTENGKLLNQDEETQLQSCFPWGMYYLQQIEYRPQAVICRGQMRGDANQVYETVERNIAQRFGDRFLVMFQMGLSNKPFFALIPRDRLPQPQQLFRPGLSLGLLALTFLTTTVAGLALVAPDLTAAELRLNPSLLWQGLPYSVSLLLILGIHELGHFATAWYYRVKATLPYFIPLPFAMGTLGAFIQMRSPVPHRRALFDISMAGPLAGLLVTLPILVWGLQQSEVVQLPANASEQLLNPQVFSPRISLLFALIAKAIFGAALKSDSALHLHPMAVAGVLGLVVTALNLMPVGQLDGGHIVHAMYGHRAGAVIGQVSRLLVLILSFIQPWLFVWALILFFMPAFDEPALNDVSELDNWRDALGLMALVLLLLIILPVPAPLGDLLLPTHPMP, translated from the coding sequence ATGACATGGATTTCCCTTATTGTATTGGGTTTGATCTTGGTGTTTATTGTCCGCCAGAGTGCTGCCCGTGTCAGTCAAACCCCTTGGTGGCTCCTATGGCTGGTGCTGATGTTGCCAGCATTTTTTATTGGGGGTTGGATGCTGCTTTTAGGGAATACCCCTGTGCCGTCGGGATGGTTGATCCTTGTTTTTGTCACCAGTTCGGTGCTCTATCTTGTGCTTTTGCGCCGAGGCCAGCCCTCCTTACCAGCGGCACCACCCACACCCCCACCGCCCACACCGACGGAAAATGGCAAGCTCCTCAATCAGGATGAAGAAACGCAATTGCAGAGCTGTTTCCCTTGGGGCATGTACTATCTGCAACAAATTGAGTATCGTCCGCAGGCGGTGATCTGCCGGGGGCAAATGCGCGGGGATGCCAACCAAGTCTATGAAACCGTGGAGCGCAATATTGCCCAACGCTTTGGCGATCGCTTTCTGGTCATGTTTCAAATGGGTTTGAGTAATAAGCCCTTTTTTGCCTTGATTCCTCGCGATCGCCTGCCCCAGCCCCAACAGCTTTTTCGTCCCGGTCTTAGCCTTGGCCTACTTGCCTTAACCTTTCTCACCACCACCGTTGCTGGCTTGGCACTCGTGGCGCCTGATCTGACGGCGGCGGAACTGCGACTCAATCCCAGTTTGCTCTGGCAGGGGTTGCCCTACAGTGTCAGTCTGCTGTTGATTTTGGGCATCCATGAACTGGGACACTTTGCCACTGCGTGGTATTACCGCGTCAAAGCAACGCTGCCCTACTTTATTCCTCTCCCCTTTGCCATGGGCACACTGGGGGCCTTTATCCAGATGCGATCGCCCGTTCCCCATCGCCGTGCCCTCTTTGACATCAGTATGGCGGGTCCCCTTGCGGGATTGCTCGTGACGCTACCGATTCTAGTTTGGGGACTACAGCAGTCCGAGGTGGTACAACTGCCCGCCAATGCTTCCGAGCAGCTCCTCAATCCCCAAGTGTTTAGTCCCCGCATTTCGCTTCTCTTTGCCCTGATTGCCAAAGCCATTTTTGGCGCTGCCCTCAAGAGTGATAGTGCGCTACACCTCCATCCGATGGCAGTGGCGGGGGTGCTGGGCTTGGTGGTGACGGCTTTGAACTTGATGCCGGTGGGTCAATTGGATGGGGGGCACATTGTCCATGCGATGTATGGTCATCGGGCGGGGGCAGTCATTGGCCAAGTCAGCCGTTTACTGGTGCTGATTCTCTCCTTTATTCAACCGTGGCTCTTTGTCTGGGCCTTGATCCTCTTCTTTATGCCTGCCTTTGATGAACCTGCCCTCAATGATGTCAGTGAATTGGATAACTGGCGCGATGCCCTTGGCTTGATGGCACTGGTGTTGCTATTGCTCATTATTTTGCCGGTGCCGGCACCTCTGGGGGATTTGCTACTGCCGACACACCCAATGCCATAG